GGTTGTGTGTTTCTTGTGTCCCGCTGCAGAGAGGAAGGAGATCCTGACTGGCACCAAGTTCATCTCGGTGAAGGCTGCCCGGCGGCGCTCGCGGGCTCTGGGCACCAGGGGGCGACCGCTGCTGGTGCCCGCGACAGAGCGCAGCAGCCTGTCCCTGCACTCTCTGAGCGAGGGTGATGACGCGCGGCCACCAGGCCCGCTGGCCTGCAAGCGTCCACCAAGCCCCACGCTGCAGCACGCTGCCAGTGAGGACAACCTTTCCAGCAGCACGGGCGAGGCCCCGTCCCGGGCAGTCGGGCATCATGGGGATGGCCCCGGGCCCTGGCTGCGTGGCCAGAAGAaaagcctgggcaagaaaagggAGGACTCAGTGGAGGCAAAAAGAAGGAAGCGGAGGTCTCGATCCTTTGAGGTCACTGGGCAAGGGGTGAGTCAGGGCACAGGGGCAGGTGTCTAGGCACCCCCATAGCAGCTGAGGGCCCAAAGGCTGGGCTTCTCCAGAGGCTCTGGGGCATCTCTAGCCTACAGCACTACGAGAGGCACCACCCTCCACAGAGCCTCTGTCCCCAGCCTGGCATAGAAGCTGGGACAGATCCTGCTAGCAGATCCCTGTGCTGCTCTCCGCCTCACCCCATTGTTCAACCATCACAGCTCTCTCGTCCCAAGACACACCTCCTGGGGCCTCATCAGGCGGAACGCACCTCGGACCACAGGATGCCAGCGTGCAGGCACCCAGCCCCTGGCCTCTGGCATCTGGGAAAGGTCACACTACCTTTGGCCAAAGTCAGACTCCCTCCAAGCCAGAACATGGGTCAGTATCagcaaggaagggaggaaggggggaggCCTCTGCCAGCCCAGGGAGCAGAGAAGACAAGTTGCCCTCCCTGCGCCTCTGGCTACCCCTTGTTGGAAGTGTGGTTCTAGCAGAATACTCATGGGACTGGCATCTTGGGGCTGTGCCCCTAGAGAGTTCAAGGCCGCTGGGCGATGGAGGAGGAGTCGGGGACGCGTTCCGAAACCACCCATCCCACCCCTTTCCCTGTTGCAGGCCCAGGAGACTCCTCACCCCTGGCTGCTCCCCCCAATCCAGCTGGTGGTTCTCGACGGGCTACCCGTGGGCCTCGCCTGCCCCATGGCTCAAGCACCCATGGCAAAGATGGATGCTCCCGGCATAACTGAGGGGCCCTGCCTGGAACCGGCTCTCTCGCCTCCCAAGACTGAATGGGGGCTAGCAGGGCATGGGAGGTGGCGGCTGGGCAGATGGGGATGGCCAGGAAGATGGGCACGAGCTCAGGATCTCAGCAGGCCGGGGCTCCTGAGACCCAGGAACTGGGGTGTCTGTCCAACCCTCCCATGCTTTCAGCGCCACCGGGGAAAAGAGATGAGGCCAGGGGACATGCTCAGGAAGGCTGGGCTCCCCGGCCTCCCAGCCCTGGACAGAATGCTATTGCCAAAACCCAGCACACACCTGAGGCCACCCTCGGCCTTGGAAATGGGGGAAAGCAGCTGGCAGTGAGAAGGGGCTCCTGGCCCCCGTCTGGTGCACAGACATCCTGGATGGTTGGGAGGTGCCGATAGGCACTTCACATATGGCAGTTGGggatgtgggtggggagggaatCTGGTTTTGTTACTTGGCAGTGGCTTTTTCTCCCCCTTcctttttaacaataaaatccTGTTTGGGCCTTGATGATTGTGTTGGAAACTCGGCCTTGTCTGGAATGTGGGGTGGTCACGACTGATGATGATTGaaccagctgggcgcggtggctcacgcctgtaatctcagcactttgggaggccaaggcaggtggatcacaaggtcaggaggtcgagaccatcctggctaacactgtgaaacaccatctctactaaaaatacaaaaaattagcctggcatggtggcaggtgcctatcatcccagctacttaggagactgaggcaggagaatctcttgaacctgggaggtggaggttgcagtgagcagagatcgcaccactgcactccagcctggacgacaggaCGCCATCCCCCGCCTCCCAGTCCCCATCTCCCCCTGGCTCACTCAATGTGCAGCACCACCCTACAAATACCTGGGGGAGAGGGTTTTTTCTCTAGATCTTAAGGCCTCTCCCCAGGGTGGGGCTAGCAAGGTCCGTTATGCCCCATCCCACAGGCCTTCACAGCTGCCCAGCCACCCTCCCAGGAGAGGTCAGGGTCTGGGGTGGCTCAGGTGCCAGAAAGCCTCACAACCCAGGGGTTGCCCCTCGAGGTCAGGGCTCAGAAACTGCCCAGCTAAGTCCTTCAGCTTCAAGGTGAGGAAACTCCCGCAAGGGGAACGGGGTGCTCCTCGACTCCCAGGCAGGTGGGTTGCTGTGACCACGTGGATGCTTTTACCTGCCCTAGTTCTGTGTCCGGGCTGGGGAAAAGCCCAACAAAGGGCAGTGAAGCCCCTAAACCCCCTGACTTGTGGGACCCCCCCCCAGGTGGTTTTTACCCAGAAACTGAGTGGTTCAATCATCCCCTTACCACTCCGAGCATCGGTTTATTCGGGACAGAGAACATTCCTTCAAGTCAGCTGGGAAATCAGCTCTTGAAACCAGCCATCTTGCCTACCACACCTCACCTGGACGCCACTCCAGCCCTAAGGCAGCCGCACCTGGCCATCCATGGGACCCGCACCTGGCCATCCAGGGGAGTAGCCTTGTCGTCACCTCCACGCTCGCCTCGCCCTTCCCAGACCCACAGGGACCACCTAAGCCAGGCCTTTATTCCCCGACCTCGAGGCTACTTGGGGGTCCGGATGAGGGTATGGTACACGGGTTTGACAATGAGGTGCAGGTGCAGGGCGTTCTCCACCAGGTACTCCGAGTTGCGCCGCTGCAGGTCGGCGTGAGCCAGGAAGTCGCCAGCCTCCTCGCTGCTCTGGTGGAAGCTGTAGGCGTGGCGGACCACCAGGCGGCCCTGCTGGCGCGCCCCCACCAGCACGGTCTTCTGGAAGCTTACGCCCGCCGCGTCGCCACCGCTGCTGGCCGGCGTCACCACCAGCCGCGGTCGGCCGTCCTCGGGGCGCGCGGCGGGCAGCGCTGTGCCCGCGGCATCGGCGTAAACAGGACGCAGGCTGACGGGCAGCCAGCGCGGCGAGAAGAGCACGTTCCAGGTGACCCGGCGGCCCGCGTCGTGGCCGCTCGGGCCCAGCTGCGTCTGGAAGCTGGTGCTGCGGTCGTCGCGGGCCGGGTTGTTGATGACCCACGGGGCGCCCCAGGCGGGCGCGAGGTAGTTGCGCGGCAGGAAGGCGCTGCCGTTGACGTCGAAGAACTTGGCGTAGTGCAGCGGCGACGCGGCGTGGAACTGGTAGGCCTGCAGCAGGAGGTCGGCCACCGCGGGGCCGTGGCGCGCCAGGGCGGCCGAGCGCGCCTGCAGCTGGAACAGCTGTGCCGGGGGGATCATCGGGTAGCGGATGGCTCGCAGCGCTCGCTCGGCCACAGCGGTGGTCGGCCGCGCGCGCCCCAGCCAGGCCTCCAGCGCGTGGAACAGCTCCAGCTCGTCCTGCAGCACCAGGTCCGAGCGCTGCAGGAGCTGCCACAGCAGCTCGGGGCTCACGGCGCCCCACTCGGCGCTGGCCGCCACGGCAGACAGGTTCCAAGCGAGGAACTGCAGGCAGCTCTCACGCAGGGCCTCGTCCCCGGTGCCCACGGCGTAGTGATACCAGCCCACCGCCGGGCCCACGCCGCCAGCCAGGTGCGCGCGCATGTAGTCGGCCACGCCGCGCTGCAGGGAGGCCACACCGTACTTGGTGGCCAGCCGGTGCAGGGGGATGGCCTGGGCCAGCAGAACGGTCAGCTCCCCGCAGTACAGGTACCTGcgggagagacagagaggtggAGCGGGGTCAGGGTGGCACCCACCTTCCAATACAGCTTTTTCTGAGTCTACAGGGGACCCGGCCTGGAGCTGAAGCTTCATGGTCCGGGTGCAAACACAGTGGAAGCCCCACCCTGAGGCTTCCCGTGTTTTCCTTTCAAGGACCCTTCCAGGCCATTCTTACTCCACAGGCGCTTCTTTCCATTTCTGCGGTGATGGAGGAATTGCCGCACTGACTGTGCCTCTATTAGGCGAGCAGCTCTAGCCTGGAACAAAAGGGACGCGGCTCCTGCCACTGAGGTTTACAGTCTAGACAGGATCCGCGACCTGCCTCCTCCTTGCCGAGAGTGTGGGCAAGCCGCTTAACTTCAATGACCCTTAGGCTAATCAATGGTCTAGGAAAGAGGGGAGTGGCACACACCCCTCCGGGTCATTGTGACAACCCGGGGAGAATAAAGAATCTTGTTACAGGCCAGGTGGGAgtccaggtggctcacacctggaatcccagcactttggacacCCAAGATGAGAggatgaggattgcttgaggccaggagttcaagactaggttgggcaacatagcaagaccctatctctacaaaagaaagaaagaaagaaagaaaaagttaaaacattagttatgcgtggtggtgcatacttgtagtcccagctgcttgggagactgaggtgggaagatagcttcagcccaggtgttcaaggctgtggtgagctatgatcatcacgctactacactccagcctttttttttttttttttttttttttttttgagatgaggtctccctgtgttgtccacattggtcacaaactcctggacttgagcagtcctcccaccttggcctcccaaagtgctgggattacaggtgtccaccccGTTTCTTTTTTACAGCCTcacctttccttttcctctccctctgttGATCATCACTTTTGCGGACCATCTCTCCCTCTCACTTCATCTGCCGCCGTCCCCCTGCTTACTCTTCCTGGGCCAGTCCCCACTGGCACACGGCACTGCACTTGCCTTTATGGGAGCGTGGCAGCCACTGCCAGCCATCTTCCCCAGCAtccttttctcccctttcccctgCCTGATTGCCTCTGGGAattaaagactacatttcccaggttCCCTGATACTGGGCATGGTCATGTGACTCACTTCTGGTCCATGGGCACAGTAATGGGATTTGTGGGAAGGCTGGTTAAATGCAACTGATTCAGGGGAACGGGAAGACCTTTTGTGCCTTTCTGTCTTATCGCCCTTCCTGTTGCCTGGAACTTGGAAGCAATGTCTGGAATTCTGCAACCATCTCGTCTGAGCCGTTAGAACAGAGTCACTTTCTTAGACACTAGTGTGAATGGCATGCCCTGTGCAACACCCTGGCAGGAGGCAGGAAGTGGAGAGAGCGGCTAACTTTTCAGCTCCCTAGCCCTGTGGTTCCAAACTCGGCCAAACACCAAAACCACAAggatgctttaaaataaaataataaaataaaaattcctctaTAGTAGAACATTCaggaaaattaaaagttaataaataaaatacaataaaaaatgattgcTGACCCTAACCCTATGCCTGAAACTGACTGTCTAGGTTGGGGCCCATGAaactgtagtttttttgtttgtttttgcttgttttgtttttaagacagagtctcattctgtcgcccggagtgcagtggcaggatctcagctcactgcagactctgcctccgggattcaagcgattctcctgccttagcctcccaaatagctgggatcacagtcgagctccaccatacccagctaatttcctatatttttagtagagactgagttttactatgttgaccaggctggtctcgaactcctgacctcaagtgatctgcccgccttggcctcccaaaatgctgggattgcaagtgtgagccaccgtgcctggccccaaaatgctaattttgtatttttagtagagacggggtttctccatgttggtcagcctggttttgaactcccaacctcaggtgatccggccctcagcctccaaaagtgctggaattacagatgtatgccaccacacccaccccaaAACTGTAGTTTTACAAAGCTCTCCCATGGCGGTGTTTGGAAACAGCTCTGAGGGGGGTTACCAGGAACTGGAAGTGACATCAAACTTCACAGATGACGTGGACAAAGACAGGGAGCCATGTGGTGGAAGAAGGGATGCGGGGGGCACTGTCATCCCAGTGATGTCCAGGGAAATGGACCTCACAAGCTCTAAGGGCCTGGGCTTCCTTCACCCTGTAGGTGGAGCCTCCCCCGGTATTCCCCATCCCCACCTGATGAACTTGTCGAAGACAGCAGCGCAGTCCCTGGGCTCCTGCAGTGCCGCCTCACTCTGGTTACTCAGCAGCTCCCGGAACAGCTCGCTGTGCAGGCCCAGCAGCAGACGGTGGGCGTGGAAGACCCGGACCTCGTCAGTGCCTGTAGCCTGCACCCGCAGAACCACGTCGCTGGCGTTGCCCTGTCGCAGCAGCTCCTGCAAGCGCTGGAGCACCACCTGGGAGTGGTTGATGGAGGTGCCAGCCGCCTCTCCACCAACATCGGCCCTCTGGGCTGCAGCAGGAAGGAATGCAGCTGCCTGAGAAGGCACCCAGGCCCAGGGCCTCAGTCGGGGGAGCAGAGGGACCAGCCAGAGACACAGGATGTGAGCAGAGGGCAAGGGGGGCCTAGGCAGGCTGTGTGCGCACACCATGCCCATGAGGTGCGTGGATGCGTCTGGGCACAAACACAGCCCAGGTGGgaaggtcatgctgatgcaaagcCCAAGAGGAGGCTCTTGGAAGGGGTGATTCAGGCGGGAGAGGTTGTGCTCAGGTTTGGGACACCATGTCCGGACCTCATCTGCATGCTGCTAGACCCCCAGGCAAGGGTTGAGGAAACTCGTGGTCCCACCTTTCTTACCTCTTAAAGAATTGTCCGTCTAATCCCTTGGAGCAGTAGTCAGAAGTGGTGCATtcactaacaaatatttattgagcacttactatctGCTAGACATTCTCCTAGCAGCTTGGGAGATGGCAGTGGACAGAGCAAGCCAAGTTCTTATGCTCATAAAAGCAAAATGGACATATCAGACAGGTGAGGTGCGCACAATAAGCATGCCAGTTTTAAAGCAGCCAGGCAGGGACCAGTGTCAAGGTGAGGATCCAGCCCTGCAAAGGCCCTCCGAGGGAATGGGCTTGGTGTGCTGGGAGCAGAGAGAGGGTTAgggaggccagtgcagtggcGGGGGGACGGGGGCAGGTGTGAGACGAGGCTGCAGGTGTGGAAGGGAAGCTGTTCTCtaggcccagccctgccctcttggGTCCTCATTCGAGACAGAAGCCCACTTTCTGTGGGTGGCCAGCAGGGGACAGGAGAAAGTGCGAGGGCCAGCTGGTGCTGGATTGGGACTCCCCAGGGAACAGAGCTTCGAGGCTGTCCGGGCCGGCCCTTCTCTCCTGCTCCAGGGGTTCCCTGACAGTCAGATGGGGCTGTGCACTCCATTACAGAAACTGTCAGCAGCCTTCCCCAGCTGAGAACAGCGAGGGGAGCCTTGCAGAGCGAAGCAAGCAAGGGCCCGACAGCAGCAGAGGGGCCGGGCCACACACGCATGCACAGCACAGGCAGGCCCGCGGGACACACGGGAGAGACGGCTCACACAGGAGCAGAGCCATCTGTGCGTGAGAGACGGGGGccaagggagaaagggagggtgaGAGAGAAGTGGGTGGTGCGtttcccagccctgcctcccccagCTGTCACTCCGAAGGGCCTGAATGCTGATGGCGTCCCTATTCAGCCTCTGCCCAGGACAATGGGCAATGGAGGGTCCTCCTGTCCTTAAGACTCTGCCTGCCTGCCCGGCCCCTCCTTCCTTCAGAGACGAGTCCGTGGAGCTGTCCGGTCCACCCGGTGCTCTCCCGGCAGCTGGACACCGCCCCCTCCCGGCCGGCCGCATGCAGCCAGTGCTGGACATCCCGCAGCTCCACCCTGCCCGCACCTGGCCCACTGCGCGCTCACCTGCACGGGTGACCAGGCCCACCAAGGTCAGCATGGCCCAGAAGCTGCCCCAGGACCCAGGCTTGGAGTAGCCTATCCTAGGCATCTTTGTGCTCTGCCCCTAAGTCCACTGGAGGGACGGTGAAGCCCAGACCACTCCGCTCACATCCCTCTTCCTTATATAGGATCCAGCACAAGGGGACGGCACCCtcttcctgcctggcctccctccccccactcagcctcctccATGGATTGGTGGAAACTGGCCCCAGCTGTTGCCCAGGCAACCACTTAAGCCAGAGAGTGGCAGCCCCAGGGGCTATTGTGCTGCCCGTGGGCCCCCAAGGGGAACAGATCCGGAGCCGTCCTCCCCCGGTCTCCGTACCACCCAGCAGGGCTAGCCGTGCTTCTCCCTGGAAAGTTTCAGGCTCTCTGAAGAATAGGCGAGGGGCTCCAGGGCCATGGGCAGCCACTGGCCCTAGGGTCCCCAgttccctcccccaaccccggGCCTCGGCCCTGGCACAGAGCGCACTTGGCAGCCTCAtggctggagtaccatggtgaGCCGGCTGCAAAGGAAGGGCCTAGGAGAGGGAAGGCTGCTGAggctcccacccctcccccactgccaTGTTGGGGGGAGCAGCTCCTCAGAGAGAAGCTCAGGGGTCTCCCAAATAGGGGCCCATAGGTAGCTGGTGTCAGTTTCATATTCTTTGGTGTGCTGTGGGAGGGCCGGCAGGAAAGCTCTGTGGGGACTGTGACTGTCACCTACCCCAGGGGCAAGCAGAGTCACAGTggcagggctgggcatggagcAGATGCACCACTGCCTGTGGGTGGGGCTGGCCACCCTCCAGTTCTGAGCTCCAGCCAGCCAAGGGTGCTCGCTGTCTGCCCCGCTACTTCCTGGCTTCAATTCTCCTTCCCCAGGTGGCCTCAAGTCTCTGGGTTCACCTCCTTGGAAGGCTTCTTTTACCAGCTTCTGTCTAATTTCCAACTCTAACTTTTCCTTTCCCAGAGTTCCAAGGAGGCATGCCGCTGACCTACTGTCTCACTCCCActatagggaaactgaggcagggggcTAGATGCAGTCTCAGTTGGGTTAGCGCAGAGGAGTGCTCTTCTAAAAACcaaggcaagagagagaggaaagtgaGGTCTGGAGCTCAGCAGAAGtaagtgtgtgtggggtgtgtgtgtgtgtgtgtgtgtgtgtgtgtgtgtgtgtagggtggcATGCTGTTGAGTCCTCACCTTTGCAGGGAGCCAGCAGGGTCTGCCCCAGCTCTTCATGGGAGGGACTTCTTTGAGCTTGACTAACTGAAGTGGGTAGCTCCCAAGGGCTCTGACTCTGAGGCAAGGCTCTGGGTTGGGGGTGAATTGAATCTTCCTCTCCCTGGCTCTCTGGATGCCAGGGACCAGCTCGATGCATTGATTTCTGCCTCTGGCTGGCACAGAGAGACCCAACAGCTCCACCTCCTCTCTGGAGCTGCAGAGAGAGCAGGAACTGGGTCTGGCATCGGCTTCGTCCGGGCTGGCAGAGTTGGAGCTCTCTCCAGCCCAGCGGAAACCCCTCCGGCTGCCCTGACTGTCATGCCTGGCTCCCCTCGTCCAAGTCCACTATCCCTTGCCCACTGGCTGCCCGCCTGCCCTTCCCATGGGCTGTGCCATGTCCTGGCTCAACCCAGTGAGTCTGAGTCTCCATGTAGCAGGCAGCCTGGGCCCTGAGGGCATCCCAGCTTCCAAGCACGGTGCCTTCAACAGGAATGCTATTGATAATAAGAGAACCCACTACTCAGAAAACTCGCCCGAAGACTGTCGCGATGTTTGTGCCTCTCAGCTCcagcctccctgagcctctgcATCCATTcgccattctttgtttttttgtttgtttgtttgtttttctagagGCACAGTCTCTCAGACATCAAGGCTAGAGTGccgtgacatgatcatagctcactgcagcctcaagcccctaggctcaggtgatcttcctgcctcagcctcccaagaagctgggacacaggcagtgccaccacgcccagctaattttgtatcagTCATTTTTGAAGGGTGCCACCTACATTAGAATCTCCCATGCTTCACCGAGGAACCAGAATTTTCAGGGGCAGGGTCTGGCTGGCTGTATGTTCTACGTGCTTCCAGACGATGGTTATAAGCACCCCAAGACAGGCTCTACCTACTAGAGTTAGATTGGTGGCATTTCAAATGTGAAGGAAGCTGGGAGGCTTTGGATCATCAAGAAGACCCAGGAGAGTCACCTCTGACTCCCGGTCTCTGAGAGGCCCCACCTCCCATGGTTTCTAACCTCCCTTATCCCGGGCCCTCCTTGAATGATTTAGAAACTGGCTGTCCACAGTCATTCTCTGTTGTCATTTTCTTAGTCTGAGCAtcgctggagagagagagagtgtgtgtgtgtgtggtatgcatgtgcacatgtgtgtatgcagtgtgtgtgtgcacatttatGTGAATGTTGTGTGTGTACACGCATGTGCGTGGTGTGTATGCATGCCTATTTGTGGATACATGTGTGTGTGGTACGTGCCTGCATGTGGTGTGTGGGGAGTGtcctggggagggagagagaaagccagGTATTCACCCtgagcagttttgttttttgcgtgtgtgtgtgtggtggagcctcattctgttgcccaggctgatgtgcagtggcaccatctcggctcactgcaacctccgccttctgggttcaagcaattctctgcctcagcctcctggcctcctgtatagctgggattacaggtgtgcgccactatgcccggctaatttttgtattttcagtagagatggggtttcactgtgttggccaggctgatcttgaactcctgactttaagtgatcctcctgcctcggcttcccaaagtgctgagattacagacatgggccactgtgcttggccacaTCTTTGAGAGGATCTGCAgcactgcattctttttttttttttttttttttttctttctttttttagccCTGTGGATCTGGGAGCTCCATAATTCCTCAAAGACAAGTCTGATGAGTTCACAAGCCAGCACCATCCTAGAGAGGAGTGTTACTTCCCACCCCAGACGGGGATGTTTCTAGGCTAAGCCATGTGTCTCAGGCCTCGTGGCCAGGAACCGCAGAGGCAGgatttatttttcaagttctAAGTTCcgcttgacttttcttttttctgacttGAGGTCTCATTCtttcgcacaggctggagtgtggcggCACttttcatagctcactgcagcctcaaattcctgggctcaagcaatcctccagccttagcctcccaagtagctgggaccacaggtgtgaaccCCTGCACCTGGCTACTTGACTTTTCTTTccacaaccccaagctgtcttTTTGGGAAGGTTTTTCAGTTGTGATAAATGATCCCTTTGGATGAGGACTCTCTTGTACTgtaaaagcaacagaaaactcTTGCAAGCTTGGGGCCAAATTAAGAGTTTCTGAATCGGCAAAGGAAGTGATGAGACATTGCACTTCGATAACACCTCAGAGGGGTGGGCTCCAGGTGCCCACAGCCCGGCCTCTACCTGGCACCCTCCCTTGCATCCCCAGTGCCTCTTGCCCTCACTTAGGGTTCCATGAGTCACT
This is a stretch of genomic DNA from Saimiri boliviensis isolate mSaiBol1 chromosome 17, mSaiBol1.pri, whole genome shotgun sequence. It encodes these proteins:
- the BTBD17 gene encoding BTB/POZ domain-containing protein 17 translates to MPRIGYSKPGSWGSFWAMLTLVGLVTRAAQRADVGGEAAGTSINHSQVVLQRLQELLRQGNASDVVLRVQATGTDEVRVFHAHRLLLGLHSELFRELLSNQSEAALQEPRDCAAVFDKFIRYLYCGELTVLLAQAIPLHRLATKYGVASLQRGVADYMRAHLAGGVGPAVGWYHYAVGTGDEALRESCLQFLAWNLSAVAASAEWGAVSPELLWQLLQRSDLVLQDELELFHALEAWLGRARPTTAVAERALRAIRYPMIPPAQLFQLQARSAALARHGPAVADLLLQAYQFHAASPLHYAKFFDVNGSAFLPRNYLAPAWGAPWVINNPARDDRSTSFQTQLGPSGHDAGRRVTWNVLFSPRWLPVSLRPVYADAAGTALPAARPEDGRPRLVVTPASSGGDAAGVSFQKTVLVGARQQGRLVVRHAYSFHQSSEEAGDFLAHADLQRRNSEYLVENALHLHLIVKPVYHTLIRTPK